In the genome of Rhodococcus sp. SBT000017, one region contains:
- the argS gene encoding arginine--tRNA ligase, which translates to MTPADLAELLHATAAKVLADRGLDASVLPAKLTVERPRNPEHGDYATNVALQVAKKAGANPRDFAGWLAEALAADAAIAEADVAGPGFLNIRLAAAAQGEIVARVLAAGSAFGNGSSMAGKKVNLEFVSANPTGPVHLGGTRWAAVGDALGRILSAHGAEVTREYFFNDHGAQIARFTHSLIAAAKGEPAPDNGYAGEYIADIAAHVLAERPDALALDTEAQEEAFRSIGTELMFDRIKANLHEFGVDFDVYFHENSLFESGAVDKSVEYLKTSGSLYEEDGAWWLRSTDFGDDKDRVVIKSDGNAAYIAGDIAYFQNKRQRGFDLCIYMLGADHHGYIGRLKAAAAAFGDDPETVEVLIGQMVNLVRDGVAVKMSKRAGTVITLDDLVEAIGVDASRYVMIRSSVDSSIDIDLALWASASNENPVYYVQYAHARLASLARNAAELGVSAHQPDLSLLTHEQEGELIRTIGEYPRVVASAAELREPHRIARYLEELAGAYHRFYGACRVLPQGDEEPGPVNTARLALGNATRQVLANGLELLGVSAPERM; encoded by the coding sequence GTGACTCCCGCCGATCTTGCCGAACTGCTTCACGCGACCGCCGCGAAGGTGCTTGCCGACCGTGGCCTGGATGCATCCGTCCTCCCTGCGAAGCTGACCGTCGAGCGTCCCCGCAATCCCGAGCACGGCGACTACGCGACCAACGTGGCACTCCAGGTCGCTAAGAAGGCCGGAGCCAATCCTCGCGACTTCGCCGGCTGGCTGGCCGAGGCTCTTGCCGCCGACGCCGCCATCGCCGAGGCCGACGTCGCAGGCCCCGGATTCCTGAACATCAGACTGGCCGCTGCAGCGCAGGGCGAGATCGTTGCCCGGGTGCTCGCGGCAGGTTCGGCATTCGGCAACGGGTCCTCGATGGCTGGCAAGAAGGTCAATCTCGAGTTCGTCTCGGCCAACCCGACCGGTCCGGTTCACCTCGGCGGTACCCGGTGGGCAGCCGTCGGCGATGCACTCGGCCGCATCCTGTCCGCCCACGGGGCAGAGGTCACCCGCGAGTACTTCTTCAACGATCACGGCGCTCAGATCGCGCGCTTCACTCACTCGCTCATCGCCGCAGCGAAGGGTGAGCCTGCACCCGACAACGGCTACGCGGGCGAATACATCGCCGACATCGCAGCGCACGTGCTCGCCGAGCGACCCGATGCGCTCGCGTTGGACACCGAGGCGCAGGAAGAGGCGTTCCGGTCCATCGGCACCGAGTTGATGTTCGATCGGATCAAGGCGAACCTGCACGAGTTCGGCGTCGACTTCGACGTCTACTTCCACGAGAACTCGCTGTTCGAGTCCGGAGCCGTCGACAAGTCGGTCGAATACCTCAAGACCTCGGGGAGCCTCTACGAGGAAGACGGGGCCTGGTGGCTGCGGTCCACCGACTTCGGTGACGACAAGGATCGCGTCGTCATCAAGAGCGATGGCAACGCCGCCTACATCGCCGGCGACATCGCGTACTTCCAGAACAAGCGGCAGCGCGGCTTCGATCTGTGCATCTACATGCTCGGAGCAGATCACCACGGATACATCGGGCGGCTCAAGGCCGCCGCGGCGGCGTTCGGAGACGACCCCGAGACCGTCGAGGTCCTCATCGGCCAGATGGTCAACCTCGTCCGCGACGGCGTTGCGGTGAAGATGAGCAAGCGTGCCGGAACCGTCATCACCCTCGACGACCTGGTCGAAGCCATCGGCGTCGACGCCTCCCGGTACGTCATGATCCGTTCGTCCGTCGACTCCAGCATCGACATCGACCTCGCGCTGTGGGCGAGTGCGAGCAACGAGAATCCGGTGTACTACGTCCAGTACGCCCACGCCCGGCTGGCCTCGCTCGCGCGCAACGCCGCCGAACTGGGAGTCAGCGCGCACCAGCCGGATCTGAGCCTGCTCACCCACGAGCAGGAAGGCGAGCTGATTAGGACGATCGGCGAGTACCCACGAGTGGTGGCCAGTGCCGCCGAACTACGCGAACCACACCGGATCGCCCGCTACCTCGAAGAGCTGGCGGGGGCCTACCACCGTTTCTACGGTGCGTGTCGAGTACTTCCACAAGGAGACGAGGAGCCCGGACCTGTGAACACTGCACGACTGGCGTTGGGGAACGCGACCCGGCAGGTCCTGGCCAACGGCCTCGAACTGCTCGGGGTCAGCGCACCGGAGCGAATGTGA
- a CDS encoding DUF305 domain-containing protein has product MTDPTPTEDAAATTSATKPSQRTALVALALIAVLAIGFALGFLVQSPFRDDNSSPAADSVDVGFAQDMTVHHNQAIEMAAVALTNATDQAVKNLAFDMLTSQQNQVGQMQGWLALWDRAPISTDGYMTWMAEDDSHGHSMSGMSMDPGSSDPTRAMPGMANSTELAALRQATGSDVDVMFLQLMLRHHEGGLAMMEYAQTHAQSPAVINLAQSMVATQTSESTLMKQMLAEKGAQPLPEG; this is encoded by the coding sequence ATGACCGACCCGACACCGACCGAGGACGCGGCAGCCACCACGTCCGCGACCAAGCCGAGTCAGCGCACCGCCCTGGTGGCGTTGGCGTTGATTGCCGTCCTGGCCATCGGCTTCGCCCTGGGCTTCCTGGTGCAGAGCCCGTTCCGGGACGACAACTCTTCGCCCGCCGCGGACTCGGTCGATGTCGGCTTCGCTCAGGACATGACCGTGCACCACAACCAGGCCATCGAGATGGCCGCGGTGGCGTTGACCAACGCCACCGATCAGGCCGTCAAGAACCTGGCGTTCGACATGCTCACCTCGCAGCAGAACCAGGTGGGACAGATGCAGGGCTGGCTGGCCCTGTGGGACCGAGCACCGATCTCGACCGACGGGTACATGACCTGGATGGCCGAGGACGACTCGCACGGTCACTCGATGAGCGGGATGTCCATGGATCCCGGATCCTCGGATCCCACCCGGGCCATGCCGGGCATGGCCAATTCGACCGAACTCGCCGCGCTTCGCCAAGCCACCGGCTCGGACGTCGACGTGATGTTCCTCCAACTCATGCTGCGCCACCACGAGGGCGGCTTGGCGATGATGGAGTACGCGCAGACTCACGCGCAGTCGCCTGCGGTGATCAATCTGGCTCAGTCCATGGTTGCCACTCAGACCAGCGAGTCGACGCTGATGAAGCAGATGCTCGCCGAGAAGGGTGCGCAGCCGCTGCCCGAGGGGTGA
- a CDS encoding class I SAM-dependent methyltransferase translates to MTTRWQAENSADDSARYIERFDRLAERGVDLHGEARMVDAVVSPASSILDAGCGTGRLGVELARRGHRVTAVDLDPVLAEAARAHPELDVHVADLTTLDLGRTFDAAVAAGNVLVFMKPGTERAALQRIWAHLTDGGVFVTGFATDREYTVDMLDEDLAAVGFVLEHRFATWDLRPWRADADWAVTVARKPTLLA, encoded by the coding sequence GTGACCACACGCTGGCAAGCCGAGAACTCCGCAGACGATTCCGCGCGGTACATCGAGCGATTCGACCGCCTGGCCGAGCGCGGCGTGGATCTGCACGGCGAGGCCCGCATGGTCGACGCGGTGGTCTCCCCCGCGTCGAGCATCCTCGATGCCGGATGCGGCACCGGCCGACTCGGGGTGGAGTTGGCCCGACGCGGACACCGTGTCACCGCAGTGGATCTCGATCCGGTTCTGGCCGAGGCCGCGCGAGCACACCCGGAACTCGACGTGCATGTCGCCGATCTGACGACGCTCGATCTGGGACGGACGTTCGACGCGGCCGTGGCAGCGGGCAACGTACTGGTCTTCATGAAGCCCGGCACCGAACGCGCAGCGCTCCAACGTATCTGGGCCCACCTGACCGACGGCGGGGTGTTCGTCACCGGATTCGCCACCGATCGCGAGTACACCGTCGACATGCTCGACGAGGACCTGGCGGCGGTCGGTTTCGTCCTCGAGCACCGATTCGCGACGTGGGATCTGCGGCCCTGGCGCGCCGACGCGGACTGGGCCGTCACCGTGGCACGAAAGCCAACTCTGCTCGCCTGA
- a CDS encoding DUF3105 domain-containing protein: MPTGPDKGSQNKSAAKADKAINAANKKSARKKKGGVPTATGRQIPWLTVAGVVVVVGLVAGLGINLYPKYQDRAEAQKFEPSEANQDPSTGIEGVTMQEYPAALHVGRTQRVAYDQSPPFGGPHDAVWATCTGIVYPEAIRTENAVHSLEHGAVWVTYNPDDLNADQVQTLADRVDGETQMMMSPYPGLDSPVSLQSWGHQLKLDSVDDERISQFISALRLNRFAYPEVGASCASVPNTTGDGFDPDNPPLFDASAPGPDAVPMDGAGITPDASETGGAGGMQLPSDLQIPTN, translated from the coding sequence ATGCCAACGGGTCCCGACAAAGGCAGTCAGAACAAGTCGGCTGCGAAGGCAGACAAAGCCATCAATGCAGCCAACAAGAAGTCAGCTCGCAAGAAGAAGGGCGGCGTGCCCACTGCCACGGGCAGGCAGATTCCCTGGCTGACGGTTGCCGGTGTCGTCGTTGTCGTCGGTCTCGTTGCCGGCCTCGGGATCAATCTGTATCCGAAGTACCAGGACCGAGCCGAGGCGCAGAAGTTCGAGCCCAGCGAGGCCAATCAGGATCCATCGACCGGCATCGAGGGCGTGACGATGCAGGAGTACCCGGCCGCTCTGCACGTCGGGCGCACGCAGCGAGTCGCCTACGACCAGTCGCCGCCGTTCGGTGGACCGCACGATGCCGTGTGGGCCACCTGCACGGGAATCGTCTATCCCGAGGCCATTCGTACCGAGAATGCGGTGCACTCCCTCGAGCACGGTGCCGTCTGGGTCACCTACAACCCCGACGATCTGAATGCGGACCAGGTCCAGACCCTTGCCGATCGCGTCGACGGCGAAACGCAAATGATGATGTCGCCGTACCCCGGTCTCGACTCCCCGGTCTCGCTGCAGTCCTGGGGCCACCAGCTCAAGTTGGACAGCGTGGACGACGAACGCATCAGCCAGTTCATCTCTGCACTGCGACTCAATCGCTTCGCCTACCCGGAGGTCGGTGCGTCCTGCGCGTCCGTCCCGAACACCACCGGCGACGGCTTCGATCCCGACAACCCGCCGCTGTTCGACGCCTCCGCGCCCGGCCCGGACGCGGTGCCGATGGACGGTGCCGGGATCACTCCCGACGCCAGCGAGACCGGCGGGGCCGGCGGAATGCAGCTGCCGAGCGATCTCCAGATCCCCACCAACTGA